The genomic segment GGCCATAGTGGGTCAGAATCGGAAACGATCATTGGTCGATGGATAAGCAAAAGAGATATCCGCAACAGCGTGCAGATCGCTACAAAGGTAGGCGGGCGCCGTGTAGACAATGACAAGCCCAACCTGAAAAAAGATTACATCATCAAGTGTGCAGAAGAGTCGCTCCGACGGCTGCAGGTTGAAACTATAGATCTTTACCAGTCGCATCACGATGACCTCTCAACACCCATAGATGAGACACTAGAAGCTTATCAACAGCTCATACAGTCTGGCAAGGTGAAGTGGATTGGTGCGTCCAACCTAAGTGTCGAACGCATCAAGGATTCTCTGGAGATAGCGCATAGACATAACCTACCGGCCTATGTGGCAATCCAACCGGAATATAATCTGTATGACCGTGATAAATTTGAGCAACAATATGCGCAGCTCGCAGCCGATAATCATTTGGGGGTGATCACCTACTACTCGCTCGCGAGCGGGTTTCTATCGGGTAAATACCGTAATCTGGATGATATCAAAGAAGCCAAGCGCATCGTGGCATTAAAAGATCGATTCAATCCACGTGGACTACGCATTCTGGATGCCCTGGCTGAGGTAAGCCATAATCAGCAGGCCCCCATGTCTGCCATAGCCCTCGCTTGGTTACTCCATAAACCATGCGTTACAGCGCCCATCGTAAGCGCAACTTCCATCCAGCAGTTGGAAGAACTGGCCCTAGCAATACAGATTGAGCTGTCTGAAGAGGAAATGCGGATTCTTGACGCGGCTAGCTCTCACCGTTAACACAGCAATAATAAGACACTGATA from the Sphingobacterium thalpophilum genome contains:
- a CDS encoding aldo/keto reductase, giving the protein MKKAKLGNSEIEFKPMVFGANVFGWTVDEQRSFALLDAFVDMGFSFIDTSNNYSHWVPGHSGSESETIIGRWISKRDIRNSVQIATKVGGRRVDNDKPNLKKDYIIKCAEESLRRLQVETIDLYQSHHDDLSTPIDETLEAYQQLIQSGKVKWIGASNLSVERIKDSLEIAHRHNLPAYVAIQPEYNLYDRDKFEQQYAQLAADNHLGVITYYSLASGFLSGKYRNLDDIKEAKRIVALKDRFNPRGLRILDALAEVSHNQQAPMSAIALAWLLHKPCVTAPIVSATSIQQLEELALAIQIELSEEEMRILDAASSHR